A single Seriola aureovittata isolate HTS-2021-v1 ecotype China chromosome 19, ASM2101889v1, whole genome shotgun sequence DNA region contains:
- the acp1 gene encoding low molecular weight phosphotyrosine protein phosphatase isoform X1, with the protein MAGSGTKSVLFVCLGNICRSPIAEAVFRKMATDAGAVDKWRIDSAATSTYEIGNPPDHRGQACMKTHSVPMRHVARQVTKEDFMSFEYILCMDESNLSDLKRKANSVNNYRAKIELLGSYDPQKQLIIKDPYYGSDEDFEKVYEQCVRCCKAFLEANS; encoded by the exons ATGGCGGGCAGTGGTACGAAGTCGGTTTTGTTCGTTTGTCTTG GGAATATTTGCAGATCCCCCATCGCTGAAGCAGTCTTCAGGAAGATGGCAACAGATGCTGGCGCTGTTGATAAG TGGAGGATAGACAGTGCTGCCACCTCCACCTATGAGATAGGAAACCCTCCAGACCACCGTGGCCAAGCTTGCATGAAGACGCATAGCGTGCCCATGAGGCATGTGGCCAGGCAG GTGACCAAGGAAGATTTCATGAGCTTTGAGTACATTCTCTGCATGGACGAGAGCAATTTGAG TGACTTGAAAAGGAAAGCAAACTCTGTTAACAACTACCGAGCAAAGATTGAGCTTCTTGGTTCATATGACCCTCAGAAGCAGCTGATCATCAAAGACCCATATTAT GGAAGTGATGAAGACTTTGAAAAGGTGTACGAACAGTGTGTCCGCTGCTGCAAAGCCTTTCTGGAAGCAAACTCCTAA
- the LOC130160727 gene encoding ALK and LTK ligand 2a-like isoform X2, with product MGAMNGLRKHFTMGLVLLMCTLTGHCSESAPSAAPATAATGKDAQHDLRRMIEIVKHVEESRGRHTAKTEAPSTSRVKTSSVEPKDLRNLKTDRDQAVVVFPRDLRKKEKFIKHITGPLYFSPKCRKQVYRVYHHTRECTIPAYFKRCARLLTRLAGSLQCTEG from the exons ATGGGAGCTATGAACGGACTGCGCAAGCACTTCACTATGGGACTGGTGCTACTGATGTGCACGCTTACCGGCCACTGCAGCGAGAGCGCGCCCTCAGCGGCCCCGGCTACGGCTGCAACCGGAAAGGACGCGCAGCACGACCTGAGGCGGATGATAGAGATCGTGAAACATGTGGAGGAGAGCCGGGGTCGGCACACCGCGAAAACGGAAGCCCCGTCAACATCGCGGGTGAAGACATCTTCGGTGGAGCCAAAGGATTTACGCAACTTGAAAACAGACAGGGATCAGGCTGTCG TTGTGTTTCCCAGGGACCtcagaaagaaggagaaatttataaaacatataaCAG gtCCACTCTACTTTAGTCCCAAGTGCAGGAAGCAAGTGTACAGAGTCTACCACCACACCAGAGAATGCACGATACCTGCAT aCTTCAAAAGATGTGCGCGGCTTCTCACACGGCTAGCCGGCAGCCTGCAGTGCACAGAGGGGTAG
- the acp1 gene encoding low molecular weight phosphotyrosine protein phosphatase isoform X2 has translation MAGSGTKSVLFVCLGNICRSPIAEAVFRKMATDAGAVDKWVIDSGATSDWNIGSSPDARGLACLRKHGIETSHRAQQVTKEDFMSFEYILCMDESNLSDLKRKANSVNNYRAKIELLGSYDPQKQLIIKDPYYGSDEDFEKVYEQCVRCCKAFLEANS, from the exons ATGGCGGGCAGTGGTACGAAGTCGGTTTTGTTCGTTTGTCTTG GGAATATTTGCAGATCCCCCATCGCTGAAGCAGTCTTCAGGAAGATGGCAACAGATGCTGGCGCTGTTGATAAG TGGGTCATAGACAGTGGTGCCACATCTGACTGGAATATAGGCAGCTCACCGGACGCCCGCGGTCTGGCTTGCCTCAGGAAACATGGCATTGAGACGAGCCACAGGGCCCAACAG GTGACCAAGGAAGATTTCATGAGCTTTGAGTACATTCTCTGCATGGACGAGAGCAATTTGAG TGACTTGAAAAGGAAAGCAAACTCTGTTAACAACTACCGAGCAAAGATTGAGCTTCTTGGTTCATATGACCCTCAGAAGCAGCTGATCATCAAAGACCCATATTAT GGAAGTGATGAAGACTTTGAAAAGGTGTACGAACAGTGTGTCCGCTGCTGCAAAGCCTTTCTGGAAGCAAACTCCTAA
- the LOC130160727 gene encoding ALK and LTK ligand 2a-like isoform X1, with protein MGAMNGLRKHFTMGLVLLMCTLTGHCSESAPSAAPATAATGKDAQHDLRRMIEIVKHVEESRGRHTAKTEAPSTSRVKTSSVEPKDLRNLKTDRDQAVVVFPRDLRKKEKFIKHITGPLYFSPKCRKQVYRVYHHTRECTIPACKLPLYWPSYTVRNDFVYPVSTCCVKKQSAHCLCVLFSSQTSKDVRGFSHG; from the exons ATGGGAGCTATGAACGGACTGCGCAAGCACTTCACTATGGGACTGGTGCTACTGATGTGCACGCTTACCGGCCACTGCAGCGAGAGCGCGCCCTCAGCGGCCCCGGCTACGGCTGCAACCGGAAAGGACGCGCAGCACGACCTGAGGCGGATGATAGAGATCGTGAAACATGTGGAGGAGAGCCGGGGTCGGCACACCGCGAAAACGGAAGCCCCGTCAACATCGCGGGTGAAGACATCTTCGGTGGAGCCAAAGGATTTACGCAACTTGAAAACAGACAGGGATCAGGCTGTCG TTGTGTTTCCCAGGGACCtcagaaagaaggagaaatttataaaacatataaCAG gtCCACTCTACTTTAGTCCCAAGTGCAGGAAGCAAGTGTACAGAGTCTACCACCACACCAGAGAATGCACGATACCTGCATGTAAGCTGCCATTATACTGGCCCTCTTACACTGTGAGGAATGACTTTGTGTATCCAGTGTCAACATGTTGTGTGAAAAAGCAAAGCgctcactgtctctgtgtcctcttctcttctcagaCTTCAAAAGATGTGCGCGGCTTCTCACACGGCTAG